From Anaeromusa acidaminophila DSM 3853, the proteins below share one genomic window:
- a CDS encoding ABC transporter ATP-binding protein, with protein sequence MIEIQNLVKRFGSRTAVDGLELHIPDGEIFGLLGPNGAGKTTTIRILTTLAKASSGEVLVHGFQLGSDDAQIKKLIGVVPQHFNLDVDLTVEENLELHGRLHHMERSVLLQRMDLLLEYVELQDRRKERIQSLSGGMKRRVMIARALLHEPKILFLDEPTVGLDPQVRRRLWDLIRRLNKDGVTVLLTTHYIEEAEHLCQRVGILDKGRLIALDTPAILCQRVGRFVVEWPGEEGLESRFFSERTEAAAFAAQLAGDAVLRQSNLEDVFVEMTGRRVSA encoded by the coding sequence ATGATTGAAATTCAAAATTTGGTAAAAAGATTCGGCTCGCGAACGGCGGTAGATGGGCTGGAACTGCATATCCCCGACGGGGAAATTTTTGGACTTTTAGGGCCTAACGGCGCTGGTAAGACGACAACCATTCGTATTCTAACGACCTTGGCTAAGGCTAGTTCCGGCGAAGTGCTGGTTCACGGTTTTCAGTTAGGCAGCGACGATGCGCAGATTAAAAAGCTGATTGGCGTCGTGCCGCAGCACTTCAATTTGGATGTGGACTTGACGGTGGAAGAAAACTTGGAGTTGCATGGGCGATTGCATCATATGGAGCGCTCTGTTTTGTTGCAGCGCATGGATTTGTTATTGGAATATGTGGAACTGCAGGATCGTCGCAAGGAGCGAATTCAGAGCTTGTCGGGTGGCATGAAGAGACGGGTGATGATCGCGAGGGCTTTATTGCATGAGCCGAAAATATTGTTTTTGGATGAGCCTACGGTGGGATTGGATCCGCAAGTGAGGCGTCGCCTGTGGGATTTGATTCGCCGTCTGAATAAAGACGGGGTTACGGTACTGTTGACAACCCATTATATTGAGGAAGCGGAGCATTTGTGCCAACGAGTGGGAATTTTGGATAAGGGACGGCTCATTGCTTTAGACACACCTGCGATATTGTGTCAGCGCGTGGGCCGTTTTGTTGTTGAATGGCCGGGGGAAGAAGGGCTGGAAAGCCGTTTTTTTTCGGAGCGTACTGAGGCGGCGGCTTTTGCAGCGCAGCTTGCGGGG